Proteins from a single region of Primulina tabacum isolate GXHZ01 chromosome 5, ASM2559414v2, whole genome shotgun sequence:
- the LOC142545776 gene encoding interactor of constitutive active ROPs 2, chloroplastic-like isoform X1, with the protein MQTPTSRPAASFNVPKNPSHATSRATRKLKTSGPDFPNTAGKTNKDKSSKLADPRPGPEKKRSSRESELESQLSQLQDNLKKAKDQLSSSESWKIKAQHEAEEAKRQLTALSSELEETQMQLNELSDSEEARVQELRKISQDRDRAWQSELEAVQKQHLMDSAALASAMNEIHRLKIQLDRVSEASQAKHAESAHAEIQSLRFELTETLDLVEKLKNQLNDSRESEALALEDVRQVQMQLDVMKSTEETLQSEHVNTMESYKALLLELEQSKDRENFLDGPVSNLQADLSNRCKISTDSLDDIKITLGEDDETKLLKAELIHTKHEASKLRAALGAAENRYRDEYVQSTLQIRNSYELVERSKSDSCKREAELEEKLKASVAEVEELRGKLIQNENELHGASCENKGLNIKTEETELEIELKNSESIIKNLTSSLMDKETRMQNLTEENEMLKSEILKREKEKNKAKEEALASAESARAAEQEVLTRLGYLTEEAEKSRRKAARVTEQLDAAQATNSEMEADLRRLKVQSDQWRKAAEVAVAMLSNGDKDKYIERTGPLDYKMMGGKWGSLCSEDTDDECPKKKNGNMLKKIGVLLKKGQK; encoded by the exons ATGCAGACCCCTACATCAAG GCCGGCGGCAAGTTTCAATGTGCCTAAAAATCCGTCTCATGCCACATCTCGAGCAACCCGAAAACTTAAAACTTCCGGACCAGATTTTCCAAATACAGCGGGCAAAACAAATAAAGATAAAAGTTCTAAACTTGCGGATCCACGTCCCGGCCCTGAG AAGAAAAGATCAAGCAGAGAGTCTGAATTAGAATCTCAACTTTCCCAGCTTCAAGATAATCTGAAGAAGGCTAAGGACCAGTTGAGCTCATCCGAGTCATGGAAGATAAAGGCTCAACATGAAGCAGAAGAAGCGAAGAGACAACTCACTGCCTTGTCTTCTGAACTCGAGGAGACCCAAATGCAACTGAACGAGCTTTCTGATTCTGAGGAAGCTCGAGTCCAAGAGCTACGCAAGATCTCTCAGGATCGGGATAGAGCGTGGCAATCTGAACTAGAGGCTGTACAGAAGCAGCACTTGATGGACTCCGCTGCTTTGGCTTCTGCTATGAATGAGATACATAGGCTCAAAATTCAGCTGGACAGGGTTTCGGAAGCTTCTCAAGCAAAGCATGCAGAATCAGCTCATGCCGAGATTCAAAGCTTGCGATTCGAACTTACAGAAACCCTTGATTTGGTTGAGAAGTTGAAAAACCAGTTAAATGACAGCAGAGAATCAGAAGCTCTAGCACTGGAAGACGTTAGACAGGTACAAATGCAATTGGATGTTATGAAATCTACTGAGGAAACGCTGCAATCAGAGCATGTTAATACCATGGAATCGTATAAAGCCTTGCTATTGGAGTTGGAGCAGTCGAAGGATAGAGAGAATTTTTTGGATGGACCTGTGAGCAACCTCCAGGCTGATCTAAGCAACAGATGCAAAATCTCCACAGACTCGTTAGATGACATCAAAATCACTTTGGGTGAAGATGATGAAACAAAATTGCTAAAGGCCGAACTCATCCATACGAAACATGAAGCTAGCAAATTAAGAGCTGCCCTAGGGGCCGCTGAAAACAGGTACCGAGATGAATATGTTCAAAGCACACTGCAGATAAGGAACTCTTATGAACTCGTGGAGCGTTCTAAATCAGACTCGTGTAAAAGAGAAGCTGAATTGGAGGAAAAACTAAAAGCATCCGTGGCTGAAGTTGAAGAATTGAGGGGAAAgcttattcaaaatgaaaatgaaTTGCACGGTGCTTCGTGTGAGAACAAGGGACTAAATATAAAGACGGAAGAAACCGAACTTGAAATTGAGCTCAAGAACTCGGAATCGATTATAAAAAATCTGACATCAAGCTTAATGGATAAAGAAACACGGATGCAGAACCTcacagaagaaaatgaaatgcTGAAATCTGAAATCCTGAAGAGGGAAAAGGAGAAAAACAAAGCAAAAGAAGAAGCTCTTGCTTCAGCCGAATCTGCCAGAGCTGCGGAACAAGAGGTCCTGACGAGACTTGGCTATTTGACGGAAGAAGCGGAAAAAAGTCGTAGAAAAGCAGCACGTGTCACCGAGCAGCTTGATGCAGCGCAAGCCACTAACTCAGAGATGGAAGCTGACTTAAGAAGATTGAAGGTGCAGTCAGACCAATGGAGAAAGGCTGCTGAAGTAGCTGTTGCAATGCTCTCAAATGGAGACAAGGATAAATATATCGAACGAACAGGGCCTCTAGATTACAAAATGATGGGTGGGAAGTGGGGTTCTCTATGCTCCGAAGATACGGATGACGAATGCCCAAAGAAGAAAAATGGTAACATGCTGAAGAAGATTGGTGTGCTGTTGAAGAAAGGCCAGAAATAG
- the LOC142545778 gene encoding importin subunit alpha-9-like isoform X2: protein MAEEASTPHKRDPVKASVGSVAAQKRREQAIMVGKERREALMRAKRLCRIGVRIGDNDVPIDDNLMMDGEPSLLEAQTLKVVEDLKHAVTYHGKGVMQKRVYALRELRRLLSRSEFPPVQASLEAGAMPILVQCLSFGSPDEQLLEAAWCLTNMAAGKPEETKALFPALPLLVAHLGEKSALAVAEQCAWTLGNVAGEGEELRNVLLSQGALPPLARMMLSNKGSTVRTAAWALSNLIKGPDSKAATETIRIDGVLDSILRHLKKADEELVTEVAWVVVYLTALSDVATNILAKSDLLQILVDRLASSISLQLLIPVLRSLGNLVAADSCLTNNVLFADHQTTVNAIQALVKCLRSEHRVLKKESAWALSNIAAGSVEHKKLIHSSEAVPSLIHLLSTAPFDMRKEAAYVLGNLCVSPAEGSERPSLILEHLVSLVRRGILPGFVNLVRSADIEAARIGLQFMELVLRGMPNGEGPKLVEAEDGIDAMERYQFHENEDIRNMANELVDKYFGEDYGLDDY from the exons TGGGGAGTGTTGCGGCACAGAAGAGACGGGAGCAAGCGATCATGGTGGGTAAGGAGAGAAGAGAAGCATTGATGCGTGCAAAGCGTTTATGCAGAATCGGAGTTAGAATTGGTGACAATGATGTTCCTATTGATGACAACTTGATGATGGATGGAGAACCATCACTCCTGGAGGCTCAGACCCTAAAAGTTGTAGAAGATTTGAAGCATGCTGTTACATATCA CGGAAAAGGAGTCATGCAGAAAAGAGTTTATGCACTTCGTGAGTTGCGAAGACTGTTGTCAAGATCTGAATTTCCTCCGGTCCAAGCTTCTCTTGAAGCTGGAGCTATGCCTATTCTTGTTCAATGTCTTTCATTTGGCTCACCTGATGAACAG TTGCTCGAAGCAGCTTGGTGTCTGACAAATATGGCGGCTGGAAAGCCAGAAGAAACAAAAGCCCTGTTTCCTGCATTACCATTACTTGTTGCCCACTTGGGAG AAAAGAGTGCACTGGCTGTTGCAGAGCAATGTGCTTGGACATTGGGAAATGTTGCGGGGGAAGGAGAGGAGCTGAGAAATGTATTGCTTTCACAAGGAGCTTTACCGCCTCTCGCGAGAATGATGCTGTCAAACAAGGGATCAACTGTGAGAACGGCTGCATGGGCGTTATCTAATTTAATCAAG GGACCTGATTCTAAAGCTGCCACGGAGACGATAAGAATTGATGGGGTGCTTGATTCAATTCTTCGGCACTTGAAGAAGGC CGACGAAGAACTGGTGACTGAAGTGGCATGGGTTGTCGTGTATCTCACCGCCCTCTCTGATGTTGCGACCAATATTTTAGCAAAGAGCGATCTTCTACAAATTCTTGTGGATAGACTGGCATCATCAATTAGTTTGCAACTTCTTATCCCG GTTCTGCGGAGTTTAGGAAATCTAGTGGCTGCTGATTCCTGTTTAACCAATAATGTCCTTTTTGCTGACCATCAGACCACAG TAAATGCGATCCAAGCATTGGTTAAATGTTTGAGAAGCGAACACCGAGTCCTGAAAAAG GAATCTGCTTGGGCGCTTTCTAATATAGCTGCTGGCTCTGTCGagcataaaaaattaatacattCGAGTGAAGCCGTTCCTTCGTTGATTCATCTTCTGTCAACCGCACCATTTGACATGAGAAAGGAAGCGGCATATGTTCTAGGCAACCTTTGTGTTTCCCCTGCGGAAGGATCAGAAAGGCCTTCACTGATTCTTGAGCATTTAGTTTCTCTTGTCAGAAGAGGAATCCTCCCTGGTTTCGTCAACTTAGTAAGATCTGCAGATATCGAAGCTGCAAGAATCGGCCTTCAATTCATGGAACTG GTCCTAAGAGGAATGCCGAATGGTGAAGGACCGAAGCTTGTTGAAGCAGAAGATGGTATTGATGCCATGGAAAGGTACCAGTTTCACGAGAACGAAGACATAAGAAACATGGCCAACGAGTTAGTTGACAAGTACTTCGGTGAGGACTACGGGCTCGATGACTACTAA
- the LOC142545778 gene encoding importin subunit alpha-9-like isoform X3: MLLHIRVMQKRVYALRELRRLLSRSEFPPVQASLEAGAMPILVQCLSFGSPDEQLLEAAWCLTNMAAGKPEETKALFPALPLLVAHLGEKSALAVAEQCAWTLGNVAGEGEELRNVLLSQGALPPLARMMLSNKGSTVRTAAWALSNLIKGPDSKAATETIRIDGVLDSILRHLKKADEELVTEVAWVVVYLTALSDVATNILAKSDLLQILVDRLASSISLQLLIPVLRSLGNLVAADSCLTNNVLFADHQTTVNAIQALVKCLRSEHRVLKKESAWALSNIAAGSVEHKKLIHSSEAVPSLIHLLSTAPFDMRKEAAYVLGNLCVSPAEGSERPSLILEHLVSLVRRGILPGFVNLVRSADIEAARIGLQFMELVNKSFIKQEKGLLVTRSSHPEQKNVTNLSWNYMFSLIDANGHLSPLDSSSIILVASFSQVLRGMPNGEGPKLVEAEDGIDAMERYQFHENEDIRNMANELVDKYFGEDYGLDDY; this comes from the exons ATGCTGTTACATATCA GAGTCATGCAGAAAAGAGTTTATGCACTTCGTGAGTTGCGAAGACTGTTGTCAAGATCTGAATTTCCTCCGGTCCAAGCTTCTCTTGAAGCTGGAGCTATGCCTATTCTTGTTCAATGTCTTTCATTTGGCTCACCTGATGAACAG TTGCTCGAAGCAGCTTGGTGTCTGACAAATATGGCGGCTGGAAAGCCAGAAGAAACAAAAGCCCTGTTTCCTGCATTACCATTACTTGTTGCCCACTTGGGAG AAAAGAGTGCACTGGCTGTTGCAGAGCAATGTGCTTGGACATTGGGAAATGTTGCGGGGGAAGGAGAGGAGCTGAGAAATGTATTGCTTTCACAAGGAGCTTTACCGCCTCTCGCGAGAATGATGCTGTCAAACAAGGGATCAACTGTGAGAACGGCTGCATGGGCGTTATCTAATTTAATCAAG GGACCTGATTCTAAAGCTGCCACGGAGACGATAAGAATTGATGGGGTGCTTGATTCAATTCTTCGGCACTTGAAGAAGGC CGACGAAGAACTGGTGACTGAAGTGGCATGGGTTGTCGTGTATCTCACCGCCCTCTCTGATGTTGCGACCAATATTTTAGCAAAGAGCGATCTTCTACAAATTCTTGTGGATAGACTGGCATCATCAATTAGTTTGCAACTTCTTATCCCG GTTCTGCGGAGTTTAGGAAATCTAGTGGCTGCTGATTCCTGTTTAACCAATAATGTCCTTTTTGCTGACCATCAGACCACAG TAAATGCGATCCAAGCATTGGTTAAATGTTTGAGAAGCGAACACCGAGTCCTGAAAAAG GAATCTGCTTGGGCGCTTTCTAATATAGCTGCTGGCTCTGTCGagcataaaaaattaatacattCGAGTGAAGCCGTTCCTTCGTTGATTCATCTTCTGTCAACCGCACCATTTGACATGAGAAAGGAAGCGGCATATGTTCTAGGCAACCTTTGTGTTTCCCCTGCGGAAGGATCAGAAAGGCCTTCACTGATTCTTGAGCATTTAGTTTCTCTTGTCAGAAGAGGAATCCTCCCTGGTTTCGTCAACTTAGTAAGATCTGCAGATATCGAAGCTGCAAGAATCGGCCTTCAATTCATGGAACTGGTAAATAAATCTTTCATTAAACAAGAAAAAGGTTTGCTAGTAACCCGATCGTCACATCCAGAGCAGAAAAATGTTACAAATCTATCTTGGAATTATATGTTTTCCCTGATCGATGCTAATGGTCACCTCTCCCCGCTGGACTCTTCGTCAATAATTTTAGTGGCTTCATTCTCACAGGTCCTAAGAGGAATGCCGAATGGTGAAGGACCGAAGCTTGTTGAAGCAGAAGATGGTATTGATGCCATGGAAAGGTACCAGTTTCACGAGAACGAAGACATAAGAAACATGGCCAACGAGTTAGTTGACAAGTACTTCGGTGAGGACTACGGGCTCGATGACTACTAA
- the LOC142545778 gene encoding importin subunit alpha-9-like isoform X4: MQKRVYALRELRRLLSRSEFPPVQASLEAGAMPILVQCLSFGSPDEQLLEAAWCLTNMAAGKPEETKALFPALPLLVAHLGEKSALAVAEQCAWTLGNVAGEGEELRNVLLSQGALPPLARMMLSNKGSTVRTAAWALSNLIKGPDSKAATETIRIDGVLDSILRHLKKADEELVTEVAWVVVYLTALSDVATNILAKSDLLQILVDRLASSISLQLLIPVLRSLGNLVAADSCLTNNVLFADHQTTVNAIQALVKCLRSEHRVLKKESAWALSNIAAGSVEHKKLIHSSEAVPSLIHLLSTAPFDMRKEAAYVLGNLCVSPAEGSERPSLILEHLVSLVRRGILPGFVNLVRSADIEAARIGLQFMELVNKSFIKQEKGLLVTRSSHPEQKNVTNLSWNYMFSLIDANGHLSPLDSSSIILVASFSQVLRGMPNGEGPKLVEAEDGIDAMERYQFHENEDIRNMANELVDKYFGEDYGLDDY, encoded by the exons ATGCAGAAAAGAGTTTATGCACTTCGTGAGTTGCGAAGACTGTTGTCAAGATCTGAATTTCCTCCGGTCCAAGCTTCTCTTGAAGCTGGAGCTATGCCTATTCTTGTTCAATGTCTTTCATTTGGCTCACCTGATGAACAG TTGCTCGAAGCAGCTTGGTGTCTGACAAATATGGCGGCTGGAAAGCCAGAAGAAACAAAAGCCCTGTTTCCTGCATTACCATTACTTGTTGCCCACTTGGGAG AAAAGAGTGCACTGGCTGTTGCAGAGCAATGTGCTTGGACATTGGGAAATGTTGCGGGGGAAGGAGAGGAGCTGAGAAATGTATTGCTTTCACAAGGAGCTTTACCGCCTCTCGCGAGAATGATGCTGTCAAACAAGGGATCAACTGTGAGAACGGCTGCATGGGCGTTATCTAATTTAATCAAG GGACCTGATTCTAAAGCTGCCACGGAGACGATAAGAATTGATGGGGTGCTTGATTCAATTCTTCGGCACTTGAAGAAGGC CGACGAAGAACTGGTGACTGAAGTGGCATGGGTTGTCGTGTATCTCACCGCCCTCTCTGATGTTGCGACCAATATTTTAGCAAAGAGCGATCTTCTACAAATTCTTGTGGATAGACTGGCATCATCAATTAGTTTGCAACTTCTTATCCCG GTTCTGCGGAGTTTAGGAAATCTAGTGGCTGCTGATTCCTGTTTAACCAATAATGTCCTTTTTGCTGACCATCAGACCACAG TAAATGCGATCCAAGCATTGGTTAAATGTTTGAGAAGCGAACACCGAGTCCTGAAAAAG GAATCTGCTTGGGCGCTTTCTAATATAGCTGCTGGCTCTGTCGagcataaaaaattaatacattCGAGTGAAGCCGTTCCTTCGTTGATTCATCTTCTGTCAACCGCACCATTTGACATGAGAAAGGAAGCGGCATATGTTCTAGGCAACCTTTGTGTTTCCCCTGCGGAAGGATCAGAAAGGCCTTCACTGATTCTTGAGCATTTAGTTTCTCTTGTCAGAAGAGGAATCCTCCCTGGTTTCGTCAACTTAGTAAGATCTGCAGATATCGAAGCTGCAAGAATCGGCCTTCAATTCATGGAACTGGTAAATAAATCTTTCATTAAACAAGAAAAAGGTTTGCTAGTAACCCGATCGTCACATCCAGAGCAGAAAAATGTTACAAATCTATCTTGGAATTATATGTTTTCCCTGATCGATGCTAATGGTCACCTCTCCCCGCTGGACTCTTCGTCAATAATTTTAGTGGCTTCATTCTCACAGGTCCTAAGAGGAATGCCGAATGGTGAAGGACCGAAGCTTGTTGAAGCAGAAGATGGTATTGATGCCATGGAAAGGTACCAGTTTCACGAGAACGAAGACATAAGAAACATGGCCAACGAGTTAGTTGACAAGTACTTCGGTGAGGACTACGGGCTCGATGACTACTAA
- the LOC142545778 gene encoding importin subunit alpha-9-like isoform X1 yields MAEEASTPHKRDPVKASVGSVAAQKRREQAIMVGKERREALMRAKRLCRIGVRIGDNDVPIDDNLMMDGEPSLLEAQTLKVVEDLKHAVTYHGKGVMQKRVYALRELRRLLSRSEFPPVQASLEAGAMPILVQCLSFGSPDEQLLEAAWCLTNMAAGKPEETKALFPALPLLVAHLGEKSALAVAEQCAWTLGNVAGEGEELRNVLLSQGALPPLARMMLSNKGSTVRTAAWALSNLIKGPDSKAATETIRIDGVLDSILRHLKKADEELVTEVAWVVVYLTALSDVATNILAKSDLLQILVDRLASSISLQLLIPVLRSLGNLVAADSCLTNNVLFADHQTTVNAIQALVKCLRSEHRVLKKESAWALSNIAAGSVEHKKLIHSSEAVPSLIHLLSTAPFDMRKEAAYVLGNLCVSPAEGSERPSLILEHLVSLVRRGILPGFVNLVRSADIEAARIGLQFMELVNKSFIKQEKGLLVTRSSHPEQKNVTNLSWNYMFSLIDANGHLSPLDSSSIILVASFSQVLRGMPNGEGPKLVEAEDGIDAMERYQFHENEDIRNMANELVDKYFGEDYGLDDY; encoded by the exons TGGGGAGTGTTGCGGCACAGAAGAGACGGGAGCAAGCGATCATGGTGGGTAAGGAGAGAAGAGAAGCATTGATGCGTGCAAAGCGTTTATGCAGAATCGGAGTTAGAATTGGTGACAATGATGTTCCTATTGATGACAACTTGATGATGGATGGAGAACCATCACTCCTGGAGGCTCAGACCCTAAAAGTTGTAGAAGATTTGAAGCATGCTGTTACATATCA CGGAAAAGGAGTCATGCAGAAAAGAGTTTATGCACTTCGTGAGTTGCGAAGACTGTTGTCAAGATCTGAATTTCCTCCGGTCCAAGCTTCTCTTGAAGCTGGAGCTATGCCTATTCTTGTTCAATGTCTTTCATTTGGCTCACCTGATGAACAG TTGCTCGAAGCAGCTTGGTGTCTGACAAATATGGCGGCTGGAAAGCCAGAAGAAACAAAAGCCCTGTTTCCTGCATTACCATTACTTGTTGCCCACTTGGGAG AAAAGAGTGCACTGGCTGTTGCAGAGCAATGTGCTTGGACATTGGGAAATGTTGCGGGGGAAGGAGAGGAGCTGAGAAATGTATTGCTTTCACAAGGAGCTTTACCGCCTCTCGCGAGAATGATGCTGTCAAACAAGGGATCAACTGTGAGAACGGCTGCATGGGCGTTATCTAATTTAATCAAG GGACCTGATTCTAAAGCTGCCACGGAGACGATAAGAATTGATGGGGTGCTTGATTCAATTCTTCGGCACTTGAAGAAGGC CGACGAAGAACTGGTGACTGAAGTGGCATGGGTTGTCGTGTATCTCACCGCCCTCTCTGATGTTGCGACCAATATTTTAGCAAAGAGCGATCTTCTACAAATTCTTGTGGATAGACTGGCATCATCAATTAGTTTGCAACTTCTTATCCCG GTTCTGCGGAGTTTAGGAAATCTAGTGGCTGCTGATTCCTGTTTAACCAATAATGTCCTTTTTGCTGACCATCAGACCACAG TAAATGCGATCCAAGCATTGGTTAAATGTTTGAGAAGCGAACACCGAGTCCTGAAAAAG GAATCTGCTTGGGCGCTTTCTAATATAGCTGCTGGCTCTGTCGagcataaaaaattaatacattCGAGTGAAGCCGTTCCTTCGTTGATTCATCTTCTGTCAACCGCACCATTTGACATGAGAAAGGAAGCGGCATATGTTCTAGGCAACCTTTGTGTTTCCCCTGCGGAAGGATCAGAAAGGCCTTCACTGATTCTTGAGCATTTAGTTTCTCTTGTCAGAAGAGGAATCCTCCCTGGTTTCGTCAACTTAGTAAGATCTGCAGATATCGAAGCTGCAAGAATCGGCCTTCAATTCATGGAACTGGTAAATAAATCTTTCATTAAACAAGAAAAAGGTTTGCTAGTAACCCGATCGTCACATCCAGAGCAGAAAAATGTTACAAATCTATCTTGGAATTATATGTTTTCCCTGATCGATGCTAATGGTCACCTCTCCCCGCTGGACTCTTCGTCAATAATTTTAGTGGCTTCATTCTCACAGGTCCTAAGAGGAATGCCGAATGGTGAAGGACCGAAGCTTGTTGAAGCAGAAGATGGTATTGATGCCATGGAAAGGTACCAGTTTCACGAGAACGAAGACATAAGAAACATGGCCAACGAGTTAGTTGACAAGTACTTCGGTGAGGACTACGGGCTCGATGACTACTAA
- the LOC142545776 gene encoding interactor of constitutive active ROPs 2, chloroplastic-like isoform X2, whose translation MQLNELSDSEEARVQELRKISQDRDRAWQSELEAVQKQHLMDSAALASAMNEIHRLKIQLDRVSEASQAKHAESAHAEIQSLRFELTETLDLVEKLKNQLNDSRESEALALEDVRQVQMQLDVMKSTEETLQSEHVNTMESYKALLLELEQSKDRENFLDGPVSNLQADLSNRCKISTDSLDDIKITLGEDDETKLLKAELIHTKHEASKLRAALGAAENRYRDEYVQSTLQIRNSYELVERSKSDSCKREAELEEKLKASVAEVEELRGKLIQNENELHGASCENKGLNIKTEETELEIELKNSESIIKNLTSSLMDKETRMQNLTEENEMLKSEILKREKEKNKAKEEALASAESARAAEQEVLTRLGYLTEEAEKSRRKAARVTEQLDAAQATNSEMEADLRRLKVQSDQWRKAAEVAVAMLSNGDKDKYIERTGPLDYKMMGGKWGSLCSEDTDDECPKKKNGNMLKKIGVLLKKGQK comes from the coding sequence ATGCAACTGAACGAGCTTTCTGATTCTGAGGAAGCTCGAGTCCAAGAGCTACGCAAGATCTCTCAGGATCGGGATAGAGCGTGGCAATCTGAACTAGAGGCTGTACAGAAGCAGCACTTGATGGACTCCGCTGCTTTGGCTTCTGCTATGAATGAGATACATAGGCTCAAAATTCAGCTGGACAGGGTTTCGGAAGCTTCTCAAGCAAAGCATGCAGAATCAGCTCATGCCGAGATTCAAAGCTTGCGATTCGAACTTACAGAAACCCTTGATTTGGTTGAGAAGTTGAAAAACCAGTTAAATGACAGCAGAGAATCAGAAGCTCTAGCACTGGAAGACGTTAGACAGGTACAAATGCAATTGGATGTTATGAAATCTACTGAGGAAACGCTGCAATCAGAGCATGTTAATACCATGGAATCGTATAAAGCCTTGCTATTGGAGTTGGAGCAGTCGAAGGATAGAGAGAATTTTTTGGATGGACCTGTGAGCAACCTCCAGGCTGATCTAAGCAACAGATGCAAAATCTCCACAGACTCGTTAGATGACATCAAAATCACTTTGGGTGAAGATGATGAAACAAAATTGCTAAAGGCCGAACTCATCCATACGAAACATGAAGCTAGCAAATTAAGAGCTGCCCTAGGGGCCGCTGAAAACAGGTACCGAGATGAATATGTTCAAAGCACACTGCAGATAAGGAACTCTTATGAACTCGTGGAGCGTTCTAAATCAGACTCGTGTAAAAGAGAAGCTGAATTGGAGGAAAAACTAAAAGCATCCGTGGCTGAAGTTGAAGAATTGAGGGGAAAgcttattcaaaatgaaaatgaaTTGCACGGTGCTTCGTGTGAGAACAAGGGACTAAATATAAAGACGGAAGAAACCGAACTTGAAATTGAGCTCAAGAACTCGGAATCGATTATAAAAAATCTGACATCAAGCTTAATGGATAAAGAAACACGGATGCAGAACCTcacagaagaaaatgaaatgcTGAAATCTGAAATCCTGAAGAGGGAAAAGGAGAAAAACAAAGCAAAAGAAGAAGCTCTTGCTTCAGCCGAATCTGCCAGAGCTGCGGAACAAGAGGTCCTGACGAGACTTGGCTATTTGACGGAAGAAGCGGAAAAAAGTCGTAGAAAAGCAGCACGTGTCACCGAGCAGCTTGATGCAGCGCAAGCCACTAACTCAGAGATGGAAGCTGACTTAAGAAGATTGAAGGTGCAGTCAGACCAATGGAGAAAGGCTGCTGAAGTAGCTGTTGCAATGCTCTCAAATGGAGACAAGGATAAATATATCGAACGAACAGGGCCTCTAGATTACAAAATGATGGGTGGGAAGTGGGGTTCTCTATGCTCCGAAGATACGGATGACGAATGCCCAAAGAAGAAAAATGGTAACATGCTGAAGAAGATTGGTGTGCTGTTGAAGAAAGGCCAGAAATAG
- the LOC142545778 gene encoding importin subunit alpha-9-like isoform X5 → MAAGKPEETKALFPALPLLVAHLGEKSALAVAEQCAWTLGNVAGEGEELRNVLLSQGALPPLARMMLSNKGSTVRTAAWALSNLIKGPDSKAATETIRIDGVLDSILRHLKKADEELVTEVAWVVVYLTALSDVATNILAKSDLLQILVDRLASSISLQLLIPVLRSLGNLVAADSCLTNNVLFADHQTTVNAIQALVKCLRSEHRVLKKESAWALSNIAAGSVEHKKLIHSSEAVPSLIHLLSTAPFDMRKEAAYVLGNLCVSPAEGSERPSLILEHLVSLVRRGILPGFVNLVRSADIEAARIGLQFMELVNKSFIKQEKGLLVTRSSHPEQKNVTNLSWNYMFSLIDANGHLSPLDSSSIILVASFSQVLRGMPNGEGPKLVEAEDGIDAMERYQFHENEDIRNMANELVDKYFGEDYGLDDY, encoded by the exons ATGGCGGCTGGAAAGCCAGAAGAAACAAAAGCCCTGTTTCCTGCATTACCATTACTTGTTGCCCACTTGGGAG AAAAGAGTGCACTGGCTGTTGCAGAGCAATGTGCTTGGACATTGGGAAATGTTGCGGGGGAAGGAGAGGAGCTGAGAAATGTATTGCTTTCACAAGGAGCTTTACCGCCTCTCGCGAGAATGATGCTGTCAAACAAGGGATCAACTGTGAGAACGGCTGCATGGGCGTTATCTAATTTAATCAAG GGACCTGATTCTAAAGCTGCCACGGAGACGATAAGAATTGATGGGGTGCTTGATTCAATTCTTCGGCACTTGAAGAAGGC CGACGAAGAACTGGTGACTGAAGTGGCATGGGTTGTCGTGTATCTCACCGCCCTCTCTGATGTTGCGACCAATATTTTAGCAAAGAGCGATCTTCTACAAATTCTTGTGGATAGACTGGCATCATCAATTAGTTTGCAACTTCTTATCCCG GTTCTGCGGAGTTTAGGAAATCTAGTGGCTGCTGATTCCTGTTTAACCAATAATGTCCTTTTTGCTGACCATCAGACCACAG TAAATGCGATCCAAGCATTGGTTAAATGTTTGAGAAGCGAACACCGAGTCCTGAAAAAG GAATCTGCTTGGGCGCTTTCTAATATAGCTGCTGGCTCTGTCGagcataaaaaattaatacattCGAGTGAAGCCGTTCCTTCGTTGATTCATCTTCTGTCAACCGCACCATTTGACATGAGAAAGGAAGCGGCATATGTTCTAGGCAACCTTTGTGTTTCCCCTGCGGAAGGATCAGAAAGGCCTTCACTGATTCTTGAGCATTTAGTTTCTCTTGTCAGAAGAGGAATCCTCCCTGGTTTCGTCAACTTAGTAAGATCTGCAGATATCGAAGCTGCAAGAATCGGCCTTCAATTCATGGAACTGGTAAATAAATCTTTCATTAAACAAGAAAAAGGTTTGCTAGTAACCCGATCGTCACATCCAGAGCAGAAAAATGTTACAAATCTATCTTGGAATTATATGTTTTCCCTGATCGATGCTAATGGTCACCTCTCCCCGCTGGACTCTTCGTCAATAATTTTAGTGGCTTCATTCTCACAGGTCCTAAGAGGAATGCCGAATGGTGAAGGACCGAAGCTTGTTGAAGCAGAAGATGGTATTGATGCCATGGAAAGGTACCAGTTTCACGAGAACGAAGACATAAGAAACATGGCCAACGAGTTAGTTGACAAGTACTTCGGTGAGGACTACGGGCTCGATGACTACTAA